A window of Bradyrhizobium sp. AZCC 1610 contains these coding sequences:
- a CDS encoding carbohydrate ABC transporter permease, whose translation MSGPIRRSASVRRLVAIGVTLIVLLSPFLWLLQMSFKSNDLILQFPPPLIFTPTLENYTSLWQGAFPASFVNSLMSASFSTALALILGVPAAYALSRWAGRGKHALSFAILITRMAPPIAFTIPFFLFYRWIGLLDTVTGLVLVYTSFNLPLVIWMMQPFFETVPQSLEEAALVDGASTRVVFLEIVLPMVTPGIAATAILCFLYAWNDFFFALILTRTNARTAPVAVVNFMNYEGWEWGKIAAGGSLVMAPVLIFSLAVRRYLVSGLTAGAVKG comes from the coding sequence ATGAGTGGGCCTATCCGCCGTTCGGCCAGCGTTCGCCGGCTCGTTGCGATTGGCGTGACGCTGATCGTGCTGCTATCGCCATTCCTGTGGCTGCTGCAGATGAGTTTCAAGTCCAACGACCTGATCCTGCAGTTTCCGCCGCCCTTGATCTTCACGCCGACGCTGGAGAACTACACCTCGCTCTGGCAGGGCGCGTTCCCGGCCTCCTTCGTCAACAGCCTGATGAGCGCCTCGTTTTCGACCGCGCTGGCGCTCATTCTCGGAGTGCCCGCCGCCTACGCGCTGTCGCGATGGGCGGGGCGGGGCAAGCACGCGCTGAGCTTTGCGATCCTGATCACGCGGATGGCGCCGCCGATCGCGTTCACGATTCCGTTCTTCCTGTTCTATCGCTGGATCGGATTGCTCGACACCGTCACCGGGCTGGTGCTGGTCTACACCAGCTTCAACCTGCCGCTCGTGATCTGGATGATGCAGCCGTTTTTTGAAACCGTGCCGCAGTCGCTGGAGGAGGCGGCACTGGTCGATGGCGCATCGACCCGCGTCGTTTTCCTCGAAATCGTGCTGCCGATGGTGACGCCCGGCATCGCTGCCACCGCGATCCTGTGCTTTCTCTATGCCTGGAACGACTTTTTCTTTGCGCTGATCCTGACGCGGACGAATGCGCGCACCGCGCCGGTTGCCGTGGTCAACTTCATGAACTACGAGGGCTGGGAGTGGGGCAAGATCGCCGCCGGTGGATCGCTGGTGATGGCACCGGTCCTGATCTTCTCTCTCGCGGTGCGCCGCTATCTGGTGAGCGGGCTGACGGCCGGCGCCGTGAAAGGATAG
- a CDS encoding shikimate dehydrogenase family protein, with translation MRLPTGASRFVFIFAHPAGHVGAPCHYTPYFQSNGLDWHMVPLDIAPENLSETIRTLAKSPSVAGFNLTMPHKPAAFELCDAVGPAAEFEGVVNTIRVEGGGRLVGESFDGGGFLNAARENGIFDPERRCVVIGAGGAGRAICHALAAAGARRLRILNETREPVETLAAKLRNRFADLEISLDEEFDDAGLLVNATSLGLHRADALPMDPARLPDDCAVFDIIAAHRTEFMQACAARGLKVVDGVAMIKHQLPLQTAFWRGEA, from the coding sequence ATGCGGCTTCCGACCGGTGCCTCGCGGTTCGTGTTCATCTTCGCCCACCCGGCCGGGCATGTCGGCGCGCCGTGCCATTACACGCCCTATTTCCAGAGCAACGGGCTGGACTGGCATATGGTGCCGCTCGACATCGCGCCGGAAAATCTGTCCGAAACGATCCGCACCCTTGCGAAGTCGCCGAGCGTTGCCGGTTTCAACCTCACCATGCCGCACAAGCCGGCGGCGTTCGAGCTCTGTGACGCCGTCGGGCCGGCCGCCGAATTCGAGGGCGTGGTCAACACGATCCGGGTCGAGGGTGGCGGACGGCTGGTCGGCGAATCCTTTGACGGCGGCGGTTTTCTCAATGCCGCGCGCGAGAACGGGATCTTTGATCCGGAGCGTCGCTGCGTCGTGATCGGGGCTGGTGGCGCTGGCCGCGCGATCTGCCACGCGCTCGCTGCCGCCGGAGCGCGGCGGCTGCGAATTCTGAACGAGACGCGGGAGCCGGTCGAAACGCTTGCAGCAAAACTCCGCAACCGCTTCGCCGACCTTGAGATCAGCCTCGACGAAGAATTCGACGATGCCGGCCTGCTCGTCAATGCGACCTCGCTCGGGCTTCATCGGGCGGACGCCCTGCCGATGGACCCGGCGCGGCTACCCGATGATTGCGCGGTGTTCGATATCATTGCCGCACACCGCACCGAGTTCATGCAGGCTTGCGCCGCACGCGGCCTGAAAGTGGTTGATGGCGTCGCCATGATCAAACATCAGCTTCCGCTGCAGACCGCATTCTGGCGCGGCGAGGCCTGA
- a CDS encoding YybH family protein produces the protein MFKSNRWRRLALKAALAMPLSASAAQEPTPARSEQELADLVRKTEAQASAFMRGDMDTWSGLVRIAGDFTLMQPFGGEASRGFDMSPERLARLASYFRNGDAKLELVQSYASDDLVVLAMIEREHGEVGGLPDQDWSLRVTQVYRRQGGQWWLVHRHADPLVRHVGLETAAALARGANLDGR, from the coding sequence ATGTTCAAATCGAACCGCTGGAGACGTTTGGCGCTGAAGGCCGCACTCGCGATGCCGCTGTCGGCCAGCGCCGCACAGGAGCCAACGCCGGCACGTTCGGAGCAGGAACTTGCCGATCTCGTCAGGAAGACCGAGGCCCAGGCTTCGGCTTTCATGCGTGGCGACATGGACACGTGGTCCGGCCTGGTGCGGATCGCAGGAGACTTTACGCTGATGCAGCCGTTTGGCGGTGAAGCCAGCCGCGGCTTCGATATGAGTCCCGAACGGCTGGCGCGGCTCGCGAGCTACTTCAGGAATGGCGACGCCAAGCTCGAACTCGTACAGTCCTATGCGTCTGACGATCTGGTCGTTCTTGCGATGATTGAGCGTGAGCACGGCGAAGTCGGCGGTTTGCCGGACCAGGATTGGTCGCTGCGTGTGACGCAAGTCTATCGCAGGCAAGGCGGGCAATGGTGGCTGGTCCATCGCCATGCCGATCCGCTCGTGCGCCACGTCGGGCTTGAGACCGCGGCCGCGCTGGCCCGCGGCGCAAATCTCGACGGGCGGTAA
- a CDS encoding LLM class flavin-dependent oxidoreductase has product MPARIIGMIGTQQEGVAVHLIKGQISREWVIDFTRLHEQWNYDSVLVGYYASAAEGFAIALYAADHTERIKFLIAHRPGSVAPALAARQVAAFDQLTQGRMALHIIAGTSDADQASEGDFLPKNDRYRRAGEYLDVMRKLWTSDSPIDHHGEFYRVEGGYSDIKPYQQPCPPLFFGGSSEGALEMGARHCDVFAIFGEPLKETRERVQDFRRRAAAFGRSVGFNMSLRPIMAATEGAAWDKANALLADVERKTGAAPQPTNHSAERLLGYAARGDVHDERLWMGIARATGAPGNTSCLVGTPEQIAAAVLEYYRLGIHSFLLRGFENPHDTMAIGRDLIPLIKAGALEIDRQAEAAE; this is encoded by the coding sequence ATGCCCGCAAGAATCATCGGAATGATCGGCACTCAACAGGAGGGCGTCGCGGTTCACCTGATCAAAGGACAGATATCGCGGGAGTGGGTGATTGACTTCACCCGCCTACACGAGCAGTGGAACTATGATTCTGTTCTCGTTGGATATTACGCCTCCGCCGCCGAAGGTTTTGCGATTGCGCTTTATGCGGCCGACCACACCGAACGGATCAAGTTCCTGATCGCACACCGGCCCGGCTCGGTGGCGCCGGCGCTGGCGGCGCGGCAGGTCGCGGCCTTCGACCAGCTCACGCAGGGCCGGATGGCGCTGCATATCATCGCCGGCACCAGCGACGCGGACCAGGCCAGCGAAGGCGACTTCCTGCCCAAGAACGACCGCTACCGCCGCGCCGGCGAGTATCTGGACGTGATGCGGAAGCTCTGGACCAGCGACAGCCCGATCGACCACCACGGCGAGTTCTACCGCGTCGAGGGCGGCTACTCCGACATCAAGCCGTACCAGCAGCCCTGCCCGCCGCTGTTCTTCGGCGGCTCATCGGAAGGCGCGCTGGAGATGGGCGCGAGGCATTGCGACGTGTTCGCGATCTTCGGCGAACCGCTCAAGGAGACGCGGGAGCGGGTCCAGGATTTCCGCCGGCGCGCGGCGGCCTTCGGGCGCAGCGTCGGATTCAACATGTCGCTGCGGCCGATCATGGCGGCGACCGAGGGCGCGGCGTGGGACAAGGCCAACGCCCTGCTGGCGGACGTCGAGCGCAAGACCGGCGCCGCGCCGCAGCCGACCAACCATTCCGCCGAACGCCTGCTCGGCTATGCGGCGCGCGGCGACGTCCATGACGAGCGGCTGTGGATGGGGATCGCGCGCGCCACCGGCGCACCCGGCAATACGTCGTGCCTGGTCGGAACGCCCGAACAGATCGCGGCCGCCGTGCTGGAATACTACCGGCTTGGCATTCATTCCTTCCTGCTGCGCGGTTTCGAGAACCCGCACGACACGATGGCAATCGGCCGCGACCTCATTCCACTCATCAAGGCGGGCGCGCTGGAGATCGACCGGCAGGCCGAAGCGGCCGAGTAA
- a CDS encoding ABC transporter substrate-binding protein, giving the protein MTKKNSSHKSAAVSRRTLLQAGAATIGAAAFPMPVIAQTKPFAGVTLRGASFQHRFFTLLQNYIPEFEAQTGMKVDLQLSAFPVYNQQANLELSSGGSAFDFVNVTFILAARWVAAGLLANLDEFTGDPNLTPAEWKPKDFVEGAQVPYRDAKGATYGYSWEGGAMVMGLSRMDLMEKRGLKIPKTFAELEQVCAAMNGADNVNGIVSFQLHHWCLPPYIQGFGGNIFRNPPADIMPTLNSPEAVQAIEFYANLLKNYAPKGVLTYTEDQARQSLLTGRSNIFIHSSAWITPILMSGDSKVKDTSRVVRMPAGPARDCPAANSQGLGIPKNAKNKKAAWEFIKWALSPEISMRLVKEHGHSSVCRKSVIASEEYRRLNTINGQDLGALYLEVLGLPAKGENYMAYRTVKEFPIVGDVLNKAFEQVATGQLPAQAAMNAAQEQAIANMRRAGTAL; this is encoded by the coding sequence ATGACCAAGAAGAATTCGAGCCATAAATCCGCAGCCGTCAGCCGCCGAACGCTGCTTCAGGCCGGCGCCGCCACAATCGGCGCGGCGGCGTTTCCGATGCCGGTCATTGCGCAGACAAAGCCGTTTGCCGGCGTCACGTTGCGCGGCGCATCGTTCCAGCACCGCTTCTTCACCCTGCTGCAGAACTACATCCCCGAGTTCGAGGCACAGACCGGCATGAAGGTCGATCTGCAGCTCTCGGCGTTTCCGGTCTACAACCAGCAGGCCAATCTGGAACTGTCGTCGGGCGGCTCGGCATTCGATTTCGTCAACGTCACCTTCATTCTCGCCGCGCGCTGGGTCGCGGCGGGCCTGCTCGCCAATCTCGACGAGTTCACCGGCGATCCCAACCTGACGCCGGCCGAGTGGAAGCCGAAGGATTTCGTCGAAGGCGCGCAGGTGCCTTACCGCGACGCCAAGGGCGCCACCTACGGCTATTCGTGGGAAGGCGGCGCCATGGTGATGGGCCTGTCGCGCATGGACCTGATGGAGAAGCGGGGACTCAAAATACCGAAGACCTTTGCCGAGCTCGAGCAGGTTTGCGCGGCGATGAACGGTGCGGACAACGTCAACGGCATCGTAAGCTTCCAGCTCCATCATTGGTGCCTGCCGCCTTACATCCAGGGTTTTGGCGGCAACATCTTCCGCAATCCGCCCGCCGACATCATGCCGACGCTGAACTCGCCGGAAGCGGTCCAGGCGATCGAATTCTACGCGAACCTCTTGAAGAACTACGCGCCGAAGGGTGTGCTGACCTATACCGAGGACCAGGCCCGGCAATCGCTGCTGACCGGCCGCTCCAACATCTTCATTCATTCCAGCGCGTGGATCACGCCGATCCTCATGTCAGGCGACAGCAAGGTCAAGGACACCTCGCGCGTCGTAAGGATGCCCGCTGGCCCGGCGCGCGACTGCCCGGCAGCAAATAGCCAGGGGCTCGGCATTCCCAAAAACGCCAAGAACAAGAAGGCTGCCTGGGAATTCATCAAATGGGCGCTCAGCCCGGAAATCTCGATGCGGCTCGTCAAGGAGCACGGCCATTCCTCGGTCTGCCGCAAATCCGTGATCGCGAGCGAGGAATATCGCCGGCTCAACACGATCAACGGTCAGGACCTCGGCGCGCTCTATCTCGAAGTGCTGGGACTGCCAGCGAAGGGCGAGAACTACATGGCCTATCGCACCGTGAAGGAATTCCCGATCGTCGGCGATGTCCTCAACAAGGCCTTCGAGCAGGTGGCGACCGGGCAGCTCCCCGCCCAGGCTGCGATGAACGCCGCGCAGGAGCAGGCGATTGCCAATATGCGGCGGGCCGGGACTGCGCTTTGA
- the puuE gene encoding allantoinase PuuE — protein sequence MAAPAYPRDFRGYGRNPPDPRWPGNARVAVQFVVNFEEGGENNILDGDRASEAFLSDVMGAQPWPGQRHANIESMFEYGSRAGFWRLWRTFTERNLPVTVFGVAMALKRNPDVVAAMKEAGWDIASHSLKWIEHKDMSETEERAEIAAAIRVHTEATGVPPLGWYTGRSSINTLRLLMEAGGLLYLCDSYADDLPYWIKARGSKPHLVIPYTLDANDMRFINPQGFGGGDEFFTYLKDSFDVLYREGETAPKMMSVGLHCRVVGRPGRAAALIRFLDYIGQHERVWVPTRLQIAQHWHANLAHLADDAFDIG from the coding sequence ATGGCCGCGCCGGCCTATCCGCGCGACTTCCGCGGCTACGGGCGCAACCCGCCCGATCCCAGGTGGCCCGGCAACGCGCGGGTCGCGGTCCAGTTCGTGGTGAATTTCGAGGAAGGCGGCGAGAACAATATTCTCGACGGCGATCGCGCCTCGGAAGCTTTTTTGTCCGATGTAATGGGTGCACAGCCCTGGCCCGGCCAGCGCCACGCCAATATCGAATCGATGTTCGAATATGGCTCGCGCGCCGGCTTCTGGCGGCTGTGGCGGACCTTCACCGAACGCAATTTGCCGGTGACCGTGTTCGGCGTCGCGATGGCGTTGAAGCGAAATCCTGATGTGGTCGCCGCCATGAAGGAGGCCGGCTGGGACATCGCCAGCCACAGCCTGAAATGGATCGAGCACAAGGACATGTCGGAAACCGAGGAGCGCGCCGAGATCGCGGCGGCGATCCGCGTCCACACCGAGGCCACCGGCGTGCCCCCGCTCGGCTGGTACACGGGGCGCTCCTCGATCAACACGCTGCGGCTTTTGATGGAAGCCGGCGGTTTGCTTTATCTCTGCGACTCCTACGCGGACGACCTGCCATACTGGATCAAGGCGCGCGGGTCGAAGCCGCACCTGGTCATTCCCTATACGCTCGATGCCAACGACATGCGCTTTATCAACCCACAGGGATTCGGCGGCGGGGACGAATTCTTCACCTACCTCAAGGACAGCTTTGACGTCCTTTACAGGGAAGGCGAAACAGCGCCGAAGATGATGTCGGTCGGCCTGCATTGCCGGGTCGTCGGCCGTCCCGGCCGCGCGGCGGCGCTGATCCGCTTCCTCGACTACATCGGACAGCACGAGCGGGTCTGGGTGCCGACGCGGCTACAGATCGCGCAGCACTGGCACGCCAATCTGGCGCATCTCGCTGACGACGCTTTCGACATTGGATGA
- a CDS encoding allantoate amidohydrolase produces the protein MLGDEIVSRINQLGTISETGEHLARIFLSPEHRIAADLILSWMRDAGMAAHLDAIGNVCCRYEGERPGLPCLMLGSHYDTVRDAGKWDGPLGVITAISCVADLNRRGVRMPFAIEVVGFADEEGVRFASTLLGSRAIAGTFDESVLNARDSSGLTMREAMVQFGLDPGQIGTAARTRRELHAYVELHIEQGPVLEQQNLAVGVVTAISGATRLAANLSGMAGHAGTVPMAMRRDALAGAAECIVAVEQFCKADGAGLVGTVGVISAMPGATNVIPGRASFTLDIRAPTDPHRKQAVAEIVRQIEVIAKRRELSLQIDVTHENRTVPCAPWLKTQVAEAVAAENYPVFELPSGAGHDGMAMIDISDVAMLFVRCRGGISHNPAEHVELADVDAGARVLLRLIENFRPGSQTREAGGAGQA, from the coding sequence ATGCTCGGCGATGAAATCGTAAGCCGGATCAACCAGCTCGGGACAATTTCCGAGACGGGCGAGCATCTGGCGCGGATCTTCCTTTCGCCTGAACATCGCATCGCGGCGGATCTCATTCTGTCGTGGATGAGAGATGCCGGCATGGCTGCACATCTCGACGCCATCGGCAATGTCTGCTGCCGCTATGAGGGCGAACGTCCCGGGTTGCCCTGCCTGATGCTGGGTTCGCATTACGACACCGTGCGCGACGCCGGCAAGTGGGACGGTCCGCTCGGCGTGATTACGGCGATCTCCTGCGTCGCCGACCTGAACCGGCGGGGCGTGCGGATGCCGTTTGCGATCGAAGTCGTCGGTTTCGCCGACGAGGAGGGCGTGCGCTTCGCCTCCACGCTGCTCGGCAGCCGGGCGATCGCCGGAACCTTTGACGAAAGCGTGCTCAACGCGCGCGATTCAAGCGGCCTCACCATGCGCGAGGCCATGGTGCAGTTTGGGCTGGACCCCGGCCAGATCGGTACGGCCGCGAGGACGCGCCGCGAACTGCACGCCTATGTCGAGCTGCATATCGAGCAGGGGCCGGTGCTGGAGCAGCAGAACCTTGCCGTCGGCGTGGTGACGGCGATATCAGGCGCCACCCGGCTGGCGGCGAACCTCTCGGGCATGGCGGGACACGCCGGCACGGTGCCGATGGCGATGCGGCGCGACGCGCTGGCGGGCGCCGCCGAATGCATCGTCGCAGTCGAGCAGTTCTGCAAGGCCGACGGTGCAGGCCTGGTCGGCACCGTCGGCGTCATCAGCGCGATGCCGGGCGCGACCAACGTCATTCCCGGTCGGGCATCGTTCACGCTCGACATCCGTGCGCCGACTGATCCGCACCGCAAGCAGGCCGTCGCCGAGATCGTGCGGCAGATCGAGGTGATTGCGAAACGGCGTGAACTCTCGTTGCAGATCGACGTCACCCACGAAAACCGTACCGTGCCCTGCGCCCCATGGCTGAAAACGCAAGTGGCAGAAGCCGTTGCTGCCGAAAATTATCCCGTGTTCGAACTGCCGAGCGGGGCGGGACATGACGGCATGGCGATGATCGATATATCAGACGTCGCCATGCTGTTCGTTCGCTGCCGCGGCGGCATCAGCCATAATCCGGCCGAGCATGTCGAACTTGCCGATGTCGATGCCGGCGCGCGCGTGCTGCTGCGGCTGATCGAGAATTTCCGGCCGGGGAGTCAAACAAGGGAAGCGGGTGGGGCGGGGCAAGCGTAG
- a CDS encoding FadR/GntR family transcriptional regulator, translating into MPRDIELRRSNTHIAREIAKLIVSGVWHEGWTLPREIELASQFKVSRTSIRESLSVLKAKGLIAARQKAGTHVRERINWNMLDAELLEWTWALRPTEEFARQLTQVRRIVEPEACAICAERGSDADLARIERAYREMDAAGMDSRAYSDPDLRFHRGILTATGNDFLVAFGATVEAALRMSFDLSTLNPGAPRKSLPYHRAILDEIWARNPDGARRAMHRLMDLTERNITSALSRRHGEAMAAADASREHDA; encoded by the coding sequence TTGCCCAGGGACATCGAACTCCGCCGGTCCAACACCCACATCGCGCGCGAGATCGCCAAGCTCATCGTCTCCGGCGTATGGCACGAGGGTTGGACGCTGCCGCGCGAGATCGAACTCGCCTCGCAATTCAAGGTCAGCCGCACCTCTATCCGGGAATCACTGTCCGTCCTCAAGGCAAAAGGCCTGATCGCCGCGCGGCAGAAGGCGGGCACGCATGTCCGCGAGCGGATCAACTGGAACATGCTGGATGCGGAGCTTCTGGAGTGGACATGGGCGCTGCGTCCCACCGAAGAGTTCGCCCGGCAGCTCACGCAGGTGCGGCGGATCGTCGAGCCGGAGGCCTGCGCTATCTGCGCCGAACGCGGTTCGGATGCCGATCTCGCCCGCATCGAACGGGCCTATCGCGAGATGGACGCCGCCGGCATGGACAGCCGCGCCTATTCCGACCCCGACTTGCGCTTCCACCGCGGCATCCTGACGGCGACCGGCAATGATTTTCTGGTCGCCTTCGGCGCCACCGTCGAAGCGGCACTTCGGATGTCGTTCGATCTTTCGACGCTGAATCCGGGTGCGCCGCGCAAGAGCCTGCCCTATCACCGCGCCATCCTCGACGAGATATGGGCGCGCAATCCGGATGGCGCGCGGCGCGCGATGCATCGCCTGATGGACCTGACCGAGCGCAATATTACCTCGGCTCTGTCCCGCCGGCATGGCGAAGCGATGGCGGCAGCGGATGCCAGCCGTGAACACGACGCGTAA
- a CDS encoding LysR family transcriptional regulator — MLNQTDLSRIDLNLLVLFEIVFQERHVGRSAERLHLSPSAISHGLGRLRTLLGDPLFLKTPKGVVPTEHALQLATSVAEILARIRGVVSSATPFDPRHSTRRFIIGAPDGISSVILPSLLETLREVAPGVDVGIRQLLPTQGFTAINLAWKDALKELEDRTMDIAIIPFDDIPVRFHKQTLYEEEFVIAVRKEHSFQRNPTLKRYCEMEHLVVSHTGDASGFVDAELAKKGLARRVALTVPNFIFALSVLAETEMVSALPRRFVEIHGERFNVFPVKAPLSLPRFSINAVLPKVAMMDAGLAWLVQLLGQVRTGSGGSSVPRSGKRNRGMHS; from the coding sequence ATGCTGAACCAAACTGACCTTTCCCGGATTGATCTCAACCTTCTCGTGCTGTTCGAGATCGTCTTTCAAGAGCGGCATGTCGGCCGGTCGGCGGAGCGGCTGCATCTTTCGCCGTCCGCCATCAGCCATGGCCTTGGCCGCCTGCGCACGCTGCTCGGCGATCCCTTGTTCCTCAAGACCCCGAAAGGCGTCGTTCCGACGGAGCACGCCCTCCAGCTCGCGACATCGGTAGCGGAAATTCTTGCACGTATTCGCGGGGTCGTTTCGTCGGCGACGCCGTTCGATCCGCGCCACTCGACGCGCCGCTTCATCATCGGCGCGCCGGATGGAATTTCGTCGGTCATCCTGCCTTCGCTGTTGGAGACGTTGCGGGAGGTGGCGCCGGGCGTCGACGTGGGTATCCGGCAGCTACTACCGACGCAAGGCTTCACGGCTATTAACCTTGCGTGGAAGGACGCGTTGAAGGAGCTCGAAGACCGGACGATGGATATCGCGATCATTCCCTTCGACGATATTCCGGTCCGTTTCCATAAACAGACGCTCTATGAGGAAGAGTTCGTCATTGCCGTTAGAAAGGAGCATTCGTTCCAGCGTAATCCGACCCTCAAGCGCTACTGCGAGATGGAGCATCTCGTCGTTTCGCATACCGGTGACGCTTCCGGGTTCGTGGACGCTGAACTCGCCAAGAAAGGCTTGGCACGGCGTGTTGCCCTGACCGTACCGAATTTCATTTTCGCGCTGTCGGTGCTGGCCGAAACCGAGATGGTCTCCGCGCTGCCGCGACGGTTCGTGGAGATCCATGGCGAGCGCTTCAATGTCTTCCCGGTCAAGGCGCCGCTGTCGCTGCCGCGCTTCTCGATCAATGCCGTTCTTCCAAAAGTGGCGATGATGGATGCGGGGCTTGCCTGGCTGGTCCAGTTGTTGGGACAGGTGCGAACAGGAAGCGGCGGATCATCAGTTCCTCGATCGGGCAAACGGAATCGCGGCATGCACAGCTAA
- a CDS encoding DUF3830 family protein: MSQLIVRAGEFTFQARFEEQLAPKTVAAFRKAMPFESQAIHVRWSGEGVWMPLGDLDFGVSYENHTSYPAPGQIILYPGGISETEILLAYGGVHFASKMGQLAGNHFITLTSGLENLTAFGKTVLWQGAQKIRFEEI; the protein is encoded by the coding sequence ATGAGCCAACTGATTGTCCGTGCCGGTGAATTCACCTTCCAGGCCCGTTTCGAGGAGCAACTGGCGCCCAAGACGGTTGCCGCGTTTCGCAAGGCAATGCCGTTCGAGAGCCAGGCGATCCACGTCCGGTGGAGCGGCGAGGGTGTCTGGATGCCGCTCGGCGATCTCGATTTCGGCGTCTCCTACGAGAACCACACCAGCTATCCCGCGCCCGGCCAGATCATTCTTTATCCCGGCGGCATCAGCGAGACCGAAATTTTGCTCGCCTATGGCGGGGTGCATTTTGCGAGTAAGATGGGCCAGCTCGCCGGCAATCATTTCATCACCCTGACCTCGGGGCTGGAGAACCTGACTGCGTTCGGCAAGACCGTGCTGTGGCAGGGTGCGCAGAAGATCCGCTTCGAGGAAATATAA
- a CDS encoding cysteine hydrolase family protein has product MANSRKLVAEPEPIELDWAATGLLIIDMQRDFMEPGGFGETLGNDVSQLARAVKPITAVLDAARAAGMLVIHTREGHLPDLSDAPPAKVERGAPSLRIGDPGPMGRILIRGEAGHDIIPELYPLDSEIVIDKPGKGAFYATELSDVLQRYGIENLLVCGVTTEVCVNTTVREANDRGYRCVVLADGCASYFPEFHEMGLKMIKAQGGIFGWVSDSAAVLDALLPEIPRTAVAGGLR; this is encoded by the coding sequence ATGGCGAACTCAAGAAAGCTCGTAGCGGAGCCGGAGCCGATCGAGCTCGACTGGGCGGCGACCGGGCTTCTCATCATCGACATGCAGCGCGATTTCATGGAGCCGGGTGGCTTCGGCGAGACGCTCGGCAATGACGTCAGCCAGCTTGCGCGGGCGGTAAAGCCGATCACCGCGGTGCTGGATGCGGCGCGCGCGGCCGGCATGTTGGTCATTCACACCCGCGAGGGCCATTTGCCCGATCTGTCGGACGCGCCGCCGGCCAAGGTCGAGCGCGGCGCGCCATCCTTGCGCATCGGCGATCCCGGGCCGATGGGGCGCATTCTCATTCGCGGCGAGGCCGGCCACGACATCATTCCCGAACTCTATCCGCTCGACAGCGAGATCGTGATCGACAAGCCCGGCAAGGGTGCATTCTACGCCACAGAGCTTAGTGACGTTCTGCAGCGCTATGGCATCGAGAATTTGCTGGTCTGCGGCGTCACCACCGAAGTCTGCGTCAACACCACGGTGCGCGAGGCCAATGACCGCGGCTATCGCTGCGTGGTGTTAGCAGATGGCTGCGCATCCTACTTTCCCGAGTTTCACGAGATGGGCCTGAAGATGATCAAGGCCCAGGGCGGCATCTTCGGCTGGGTCTCGGACTCGGCCGCGGTGCTGGACGCACTTTTACCGGAGATTCCAAGAACGGCAGTAGCGGGGGGATTACGATGA
- a CDS encoding carbohydrate ABC transporter permease — MSGKGLVDAERRRFNRWALAPSLIVLFMIAGLPAIYLVVTSLTPFQLVNPGSSTDFSSPLRNYRLLPDDPRFVNSLWVQAKLSFWGVLFQVLLGMLLALLLHTQSRVVEFARTFFLIPMVLPPIVVAIIWKLIYTPDISPLYYAAGLLNIALPSLTSSVDFALTAIIIADTWEWLPFTFLMVLAALQTIPDEFSEAALVDGANRLQIFFYITLPFITPILVISGMFRLIDSVKAFPLVFLLTGGGPGSVTEVTNYYAYLLAFDFNEIGYSSSVTIVMLLLVVAVSLGVVWMGRRREAMA; from the coding sequence TTGAGTGGAAAAGGACTGGTCGACGCCGAGCGCCGCCGCTTCAACCGCTGGGCGCTGGCGCCGAGCCTGATCGTGCTGTTCATGATAGCGGGTCTGCCCGCGATCTATCTGGTCGTGACCAGCCTGACGCCGTTTCAACTGGTCAATCCCGGCTCGTCGACCGATTTCAGTTCGCCCTTGCGCAACTACCGCCTGCTGCCTGATGACCCACGCTTCGTCAATTCGCTGTGGGTGCAGGCCAAGCTGTCGTTCTGGGGCGTGTTGTTTCAGGTTCTGCTCGGCATGTTGCTGGCGCTCCTGCTGCACACGCAGTCGCGCGTCGTGGAATTCGCCCGCACCTTCTTCCTGATCCCGATGGTGCTGCCGCCGATCGTGGTGGCGATCATCTGGAAGCTGATCTACACGCCAGACATCAGCCCGCTCTACTACGCCGCAGGCCTGCTCAACATCGCGCTGCCGTCGCTCACCTCCAGCGTCGATTTTGCCCTGACCGCGATCATCATCGCCGACACCTGGGAATGGTTGCCGTTCACCTTTCTGATGGTGCTGGCCGCGTTGCAGACCATTCCGGACGAATTTTCCGAAGCGGCGCTGGTCGATGGCGCCAACCGGCTGCAGATCTTCTTTTACATCACGCTGCCCTTCATCACGCCGATCCTGGTGATCTCAGGCATGTTTCGCCTGATCGACAGCGTCAAGGCATTCCCGCTGGTGTTCCTCCTGACCGGCGGCGGGCCGGGCAGCGTCACTGAAGTAACGAACTACTATGCCTACCTGCTTGCCTTCGATTTCAACGAGATCGGCTATTCCAGCTCGGTCACGATCGTGATGCTGCTGCTGGTCGTGGCTGTCAGCCTCGGCGTGGTGTGGATGGGCCGCCGGCGGGAGGCCATGGCATGA